The proteins below are encoded in one region of Peptoniphilus sp. GNH:
- a CDS encoding transporter substrate-binding domain-containing protein codes for MKKRIYIIITILALCLMVGCSSNTEAKKDSNALEKIKEKGELVMGTSADYPPMEWIQISGSEQNIVGVDVEIAKAIANDLGVKLTIKNMAFEGLLNSLKAGDLDIVLAGMVADEQRLKEVDFSEPYYEGGQIFLVRKGEESSIKSVDDLKGKQIGVQMGTVQQTYAEKNFGANITGLENNNNLIMELKNKTFDAIFMAELPAKQFAAASPDLAIIEDLGIPAEEGSAVAIKKGEKELQEAINKTIDKLKDKDQVTTWFNHYLEVSTKEINENK; via the coding sequence ATGAAAAAAAGAATTTACATTATAATTACTATTCTGGCACTTTGCCTTATGGTGGGTTGTTCATCAAATACTGAAGCAAAAAAAGACTCAAATGCACTAGAAAAAATAAAAGAAAAAGGCGAATTAGTTATGGGAACATCAGCTGATTATCCGCCTATGGAATGGATTCAAATTTCAGGAAGCGAACAAAACATAGTTGGAGTAGATGTTGAAATTGCAAAAGCAATTGCAAATGATTTAGGAGTAAAGCTAACCATAAAAAACATGGCTTTTGAAGGACTCTTAAACTCTTTAAAGGCAGGAGATTTGGATATAGTTCTTGCAGGCATGGTAGCTGATGAACAAAGATTAAAGGAAGTTGATTTTTCAGAACCCTACTACGAAGGTGGTCAAATATTTTTGGTAAGAAAGGGCGAAGAATCATCCATAAAGAGCGTAGATGATTTAAAAGGCAAGCAAATAGGAGTTCAAATGGGAACTGTTCAACAAACCTATGCTGAAAAGAATTTTGGGGCAAATATAACAGGCCTCGAGAACAACAACAACCTCATCATGGAGCTTAAAAATAAGACCTTTGATGCAATCTTCATGGCCGAACTTCCGGCTAAACAATTCGCAGCAGCAAGTCCTGACTTAGCGATTATAGAAGATCTTGGCATACCAGCAGAAGAAGGCTCAGCCGTAGCAATCAAAAAAGGAGAAAAAGAACTGCAAGAGGCCATAAACAAGACCATAGATAAATTAAAAGACAAAGATCAAGTAACAACATGGTTTAATCATTATTTGGAAGTTTCAACCAAAGAAATAAATGAAAATAAATGA